In the genome of Eschrichtius robustus isolate mEscRob2 chromosome 2, mEscRob2.pri, whole genome shotgun sequence, the window gtaaaaaaaatatattgggttggccaaaaagttccctctggtttttctgtaaaatgttatggaaaaacccgaacaaactttttggccaacccaatgtaaTTCAAATATATGGACAAAGGAAACTGCCTGTGTCATACGGATATGTTATACTGCCTTCAAGGAATAGGACACTCTGCAAGACAGAAAAGGTTTTTAATCAAGTACATAATATACCTCATTACTTTCTAAaaagttacttattttataaatcaGACTTCTCTATCACAATTTCAAAGTACCACTAGCAAAAAGGAATCCCTGACTCCGTAATTTCATCAATTTGATGTAAACAAAGTTCTTCAAAGGACATCTAGCCCATTCTACcctaaaataatatgtattttctttcttgaaactTGATTTTCAGCAGGcttaataaatacaatgtaaactGACCAAGTTAACACTGAGCATAAATTAGAAAGATCATACTTTTCTCAAGATGCCCAAAgcacattaaaacaattttttaaatcttaaactaATAGAGTTAACTCAAAAAATCAATTTGCTACAAACTTCCATATTAACACTTTTTGGTAATTGTCTAAGGCCCTCTAATATATGCAAGGGCTTTAATGTTTGACATCTTTGTCCTGTCTTTCTATGATACACTGCTCCTAAAAGTACATTAAGCCTCAttaagcatatatatttattcaccCCACTTTGTATCAAGACTGAAGTTTGAAATATAAAATGACTGGTCAAAAGCTGAAACATTAAAAGTTAGGAAATAATGCCCAGAAAATGAGGTGGTATAATATATCTTAAGGTACATACTTTATTATACACAAACAGGCAAGCCAGACTCCACCAAATGAATCATtttgatagcattttaaaaacacatacttttaaaaactaaatgatGGAATCAGTATGCAAATGCTTATTTAGCCAGACTCTGATCCACAACAGATCTTAAAAGTGGCACTCTTTTGACCAATCCATATACACCTTTGGCCTCTCTTCCCCAATTTGATGCTCTAGTTCAGGGAAAAAAGACCCAAGTTGaacattttctctttgaaaaacagAGGTTAAGGGATCAATATACAAAgcaatttgtctgtttttgctaATGCAAAAGGTCTCTTTACCCTTGCTTTTCTGCAACAGACCTCAGAGACAGACAACGAAAATGTTATGATCCCATTAACTTGTGCCTGACAGTGAAGGTGGAGACAAATTTATACAGCCTATGTTATGAATCCTATCGGACCATCTGAAATAATGCttaattttaattctaaaaattataCTAGTTTACATAAAGTATTATAAGGCATTAAATGTAATTAAGGCATGTTATTACATGTAACACAGCAACAACTTATCACAGTATGTAAGGAAATATTTGCTAATTAATACTAATCTGTACATGTATAACACTTTTCATCAAAGAACAACAAAAGTGCTTTCAAACATCAGAGGCAAATATAATCgcttaaaaaacagaagcagaggcAGCATTCTTTAAGAGACAAAGATAACTTTTAGGTCCTGACATAATCCAGTGTTCTAGTGACCAAATGGCAACTTCCCAACAGTAACACATTAATTTGGgggcttaaaaataataatatatctcAGCTTCTATTACAGACATTATacatttctttcccctttctgttCTACTTATGTTTTCATAGCGTATGTACTAAATGTGGGGTTTTATTTAAGTTTCGAAATGAAATTTTAAGTAAGTCCTATCAAATAATTTTAGAATCAAACTTTTCTGCAACTAAATATTTTGATGGTAATAAATTTTCTTCAGTTGCAGACATCTGATGCTATCATTATTCTGCTTAATGAATTTACTATTAATAAcctcaaaccaaaaacaattgcttaaaaaataaaatttgaacatAACCAGTCTTGAATAAGAAAAAATGCATTTTCCAGGAACTTCCGAGACAcatatttaaattcatttctgCTTTAAGCATTGATAAAACAGATATACAGATTTACTGCTTTCAGTATCAACAACTAGCAACTGTAGGGATTTTATGCTCAATCCATTTGTAAATggctccaaaaaacaaacaaaaaaaaaaggtgaaaaacaaaGCATCTCCAGTCTCCCTAAATCCTGCCTTTGAAGTGGTTATttaatataactgattcacccACCACATTCCAGATACACAGGTGATCACTAACACTGTAACTGAACTAACTGCTATGTTTTGTGTTGAGCAGCAGGTAACTGAGAATATTTACTATAAAGCTTATGGTCATCTTGTGGGCCAAAGGGTATTCCTTTAGTTGGAGCaatttcattttccatttctctctgcTGTGATGGGGGTGTGACTCCTGAATGCAAATGTGAAGAATCCACTGTTGAATGGTGACTAACATCCACTTTAGCTAAAATTTCATAATACAGCAAATAAAATACTGGCGTTATTATGCCTACTATCAACATTATCACTACAGCTGTCCACCACCCTATTCCCCAGTCTGCTCCATAATAAGGATCCTTACGTTGAATGTTTTTGTTATCAGGTTCAAAACGTACTTGTTGTGCTGTCAAGGCAGACACCACCTCATTAAGGTTCTCTCTTTTGGTGTCTGTACATTTTACTATTTGTTCTATGTCTCGGtctacttcttttaaaaagctaCCAGCTGACTCACTGGAAGAAAGAGAATCATTAGCTGACAAAACTTCCTGTTGTTCTGAAAGGTACTGAACAGATGAAGGACGTGAAGTCTGTCTTCCTTTTGGAGGATAAAGTGTTTCAGTCAATGAACTAAACTTTtttactggaattttgatagaccTAAGGGCAAAAAAGTCTTGATCACTGATGAGATTGTTAACCCTCTTGATATCTGCtacctgtaaagaaaaaaaaaaaaaaaaaaagcagaattcaACTAAATGCTAAGTCAAAATAGAAGTAGTAATATTCATTCATCCCAGTTacttttggagggaaaaaaattgagCTTAATTATTAGAAGTAGTAAGTTATCACATCCAGAGAGGATTTTATATTATTTGTGGATAACACTTCTATACCATTCTTGATCTACCAGTCTTAAGAAATCACCAATTACATTCTATAATCACCCACATATTATCAATATTAACACTAATCCTAGCTATTTAAGTAGATTCTAGGATCTTttggtatttctctttctataTCATGTGCAAATATCATACTTCTGCCGCTTGTAAACAATTTGTGAAGGAAGGATTACAGATACTTATGTTCTTTCTTCTAATGTGGCGATTAGAGTATAGGCAAATGTCAACTTACCCAACTAAAAGTACCATATTTTATCAAAACCAAGATGCAATCCACTCTAAGATGTGCCATTGTTTTATGTAtcattaaggtaaaaaaaaaccccaccaaataTTGAAGATGCCACCGTTCTAACTtcaaagatgttaaaatgtgtAAAAGTATACACCTTTGAATTGATAAAATATGATAATTTGTCTCCTTCACTTGTCTCCTGAAGCCATTTTTCCCCAAACCTCTTGGTGTAAATGCATTATTCAACTATCCCCCAGATCAGCCAGTTTTATAAGCTTTCCTTAGATATTTTATATAGTCCTCGACCTGTCTACATGTTCTCTCCACCTGCCATTGTGAGTAAGGGGAGCAGGAGAGTGTTTCTCAGGTTACCAATTACTATGCCAGGCTCTCCAACTGCCTTTAAGTTATTAATCCATCATTTCCATCAATGCTGTAAACCCAAGCACTGATCATTTATCACGTGATTGAtatcagagaggtaaagtgagtCTAGGATAAAACTTAGATTTCTGGCTTGGCCAACTCGATGGATAATGATGTCACTCACTGAGATTATGGAACACTGTAGAGGGATAAAAGAATGAACGCAGATTTCACACATGTTGACTTCGAGGTGCTTGAAATGTGCCAAGTGGAAGATGTCCAAAGGCAGTTATAAATGTATGCCTGAAATTCAGAAGAATGATCTCAGCTAGAGATATAGATTTGTGGATTACCAGCAAAAATGGTAATTGAAGTCACAAGAGTAGATAGATTCACTAGAAAAAGTCTAGGAGAAAAAGGTAACATAGGAAAGATCCCTGAGGAATGCCAACATTTGAGGGGTATGCTGAGTTAAGAGAAATCCACAAAGGAGATTAAGAAACAGTGCCCAGGAAAGCACTATATGATGGTGGTTAAAAGCACAGACTATCTGGGTTTGAAGCATGGTCCTGACACTTTCTAGCTgtatgatttggggcaagttgtTTAACCTGTCTGCAAATCAGTTTCACATATGTAAAATGACAGTAATAATATTACCTACCACATAgggttactgtgaagattaaTGTATTAAAATGTCCAAAGAACATCTACAGTAGTGACACACAGTATGTTatgtaaatgttagctgttattaaattttaatagtaGGAAAGTCAGAAACCTGCAGAATCCAGGTTGTCAAACAGGGTTCTTAAGAGGTAGTAGTGACCTGGATTAACTGCATATTACTGATGAAGAATGAGAGTTCTTATTGGAAAAATCAATTCCTTTGAAGTGTATGTGtgggaggaaaagggagagaggacTGAACAGTAACTTGGAGATGAGTGTAATGTTAAAGGGTGCTTTGTCATTTTACTACCTTGAGACTCTTTAAAGGCAAATGAAGAT includes:
- the LYSMD3 gene encoding lysM and putative peptidoglycan-binding domain-containing protein 3; this translates as MAGRHQNRSFPLPGVHSSGQVHAFGNCTDNDMLEEDAEVYELRSRGKEKIRRSTSKDRLDDIIVLTKDIQEGDTLNAIALQYCCTVADIKRVNNLISDQDFFALRSIKIPVKKFSSLTETLYPPKGRQTSRPSSVQYLSEQQEVLSANDSLSSSESAGSFLKEVDRDIEQIVKCTDTKRENLNEVVSALTAQQVRFEPDNKNIQRKDPYYGADWGIGWWTAVVIMLIVGIITPVFYLLYYEILAKVDVSHHSTVDSSHLHSGVTPPSQQREMENEIAPTKGIPFGPQDDHKLYSKYSQLPAAQHKT